Within Rhodopirellula islandica, the genomic segment CGCGGGGATCCACTTTGATCGACTCAAGCGGATCCCGCTGGCGGCCGATGGGGATACTTGACCATTCAGATCATGTTTGTAAGGTTTCACAATTCCAAAGTCATTCCGACGGCTTTTTTGGCGGTCTGGAGATGAGTCGCAATGCCCATTCGCCTGAACGAGACAGCCGTGGTGAACCCCACCGATGTCCCCTCTGAATTCGAATCTCCCCCTGCCTCGGATGAGTCAGTGCCCAAACCATCTCTGCGCGTGCTGACGCCCGCTGAAATCGCTCACAACGCTGCTGCCGCGGGCCCTGACGTCGACGCTCAGGGCATCCCGATGAAACGTGGCGCCTTGGCAGCCGATCCGCCCCTGAACCCCACGGACGAGTTTTTGGCGGAACTGAAACGAGACAGTGAGTCGCTGGAATCGGCCACGCCACAGGAAATTTTGAAGTGGGCCGCGGATCGATTCGCTCCCAAATTCACGATGGCGACCGCCTTCGGCCCGGAGGGCATGACGATCATTCACATGCTGGCGACCATCGCGCCGGAAACTCCGATTTTCAATCTGGAAACCGGTTACCAGTTCCAAGAAACCCTCGATCTTCGCGAGACGGTGAAGCAGCGTTATGGCATCGAAGTCCAGTACAAGTACCCGGACACAACGGTCGAGGAGTTCGAAGCTCTCAACGGTGGACCGCTCTACCAAACCGATCCGAACCGCTGCTGCTTTGAACGCAAACTGAGAGTCCTGCACCGGGCGGCCAGTGGATGGCACGCTTGGGCCAGCGCGATCCGTCGCGACCAAAGCGAAGATCGAGCCAAGGCTCCCATCGTTGGCTGGGACAAGAAGTTCCAACTGGTGAAAATCAGCCCTCTGGCGAACTGGACCAAGAAGGATGTTTGGTCGCTGATTACCAAAGAGAACATTCCTTACAACCCGTTGCACGATCAAGGTTACCCGAGCATTGGATGCCAAGCCTGCACGCGCCCCGTCCAAATTGGCGAAGACGAGCGAGCGGGTCGGTGGACGGGATTCCAAAAGACGGAATGCGGACTGCACACCGCGGATTGACGTAGATCGGTTGCCCCCTGCTCGGAGAATTTTGCGATGGTGATCAACGCTGCCGTTCACTACGCCTGCTTGGCGATGATGGATTTGGCCATGCACAGCAACGACGGGCAACCGGTCCGCACGTCCGAGATCACCTCGCGCCACGACATCCCGGGACCGTATCTGGTTCAGATTCTGCGCACACTGAAGTCCACCGGCTGGGTGCGCGCCGTGCGTGGCGCCCAGGGCGGCTACGTCTTGGCCGTCGACCCCGACTCGATCACGTTGCTGGACATCGCCGAAGCGATTGGATGCACGGAATCCACTGACCGAGGTGACCAACCCATGTCAGACGCGCAGCGCGCCCTGCAACGACGATGGAACGAAGCCTCTGAGGAATCCCGAGCACGTCTGGCTCGCGTCCGTCTGGGCGATGTCATCCGAGAGTGCCAAGACGTCGCCGCCCCGATGTTCTACATCTGAGCGCGTACGCAGACGTCATCGGGTATGTGAGCCGTTTGGGCGTTCGCCCCGGTTGTACATAGGAACAGTGACGTTTCCCGAAACGGTTCCAATACCGAAAGCCCCCTGCAGTACCGATTTGCCAAGCCCTTCTATTCACCCTCCCTCAGAACGTTCGATCAATCAGTGGTGGCTGGCGTCAGGGTGTCGCCCCGGATGGGGCCGTCGTGCTTAGCTCGGGGCGGAAGCCCCGAGAGACTGATACCGGAAAACAAACGGTCGCCCCGGATGGGGCCGTCGTGGGAATGGGGGTTGTCCCTCGCTCACGCGTCGGGTTGTGATTGACGGTCTTGGCCGACAGCCACCACTCGGACGGGCAAGGGTGACTGGTTGTGTGTGTCCGGTTGATCGAACAACCGCGGAGCGGTGACAGTCGACAGCGTCGGGTTTCAACCCGACGTCGCGGATGCCCCCACCTCAATCCAAAGCCGCGGAGCGGCGACAGATCGTTCCTTGATCCGGCCTACTTAGCTCGTCCACCACGACAGGGATTGAACGTGCGTTGCTCACTCCCAAACAAACAACGCCACCGATCCCATGACTTGGAACCGGTGGCGTTCGTTCTTAAAAGTTTGCCTGGGCCAAAAGCGAATCTTACCCGAGCAAGGACAACACGTTTTGTGGGTTCTGGTTGGCCAACGAAAGCACGTTGGTTCCCGATTGAACCAGGATCTGTGCCCGGGTCAAGTTCGCCGACTCTTGTGCAAAGTCAGCGTCACGGATCGAGCTCTCGGCTTCTTCCAAGTTCGCGAGCGTCTCGTTCAAACTCACCAAGTTGCTTTCCAGACTGGTGGCTTGGAATGCACCGAGTCGACCACGCAGGCTGGTGACTTTGTCGATCACTTCGTCGATGACCGAAGCCGCTCCGTTGACATCGTTGGTCAAACTCTTCGCTTGCCCACTTCCCAGTTCGTACAAGCGGCCCGATGCACCACCAAGCTGACCGGTGCTCAAGCTTCCGATGCCCAAACGAGCTTGTTGATTGCTGGTGACGTCCGGTCCCAACTGGAACAACGCTCCACCACCCGTGATCGAGAACGAGAAGTTGGCGGAACTCCCGTTGTCAACGGTCACTTCCAAGTCCAGCGACGACGTGTTGATCGACAACGTGTTGGCACGTCCGTCAGCTTCGACGCCGTTGACGGTGGCCGAGATATCCTGTCCCGTCGCTCGCGCCACGGTCAAAGACGATTCGAAAGTTCCCGAGTCCCCCTCATTGATCACATCAATGTTGATCAACGCTTCCGACCCGTATTCGGTCGAAGTGAACGTCAACGCGCCGGTCTCTGTGCTGGCCGAAATCCCCGTGCTGTCGCTGACCAAATTGATCGCGGCTGCAATCTGATCTTGTCCGGTTCCACCAGCGAAGTTGAACGTTTCGGCTCCCTGGGCTCCGTTGAGCTGAAACACCAAGTCATCCAAAAGCACTTCGCCACCCGTGTTGGCAGTCGTCAGTGGCGACTCAGGAGCAACGAATGCGTTTGCTCCCGAGTTGTTGGTGCTGGTGAACAGGTTGGTGCCTTCCGAGTCCTGGACAGCATCAATGGCGGTCGCAATCGCTGCGTAATCCCGGTTGGTGGACGTTGCGGCCTGCGAGTTATAGGTGACCGTCAGAATCTTTTGCTCCTCGTCAAACGATGCGGTCGCAGCGTCATCGGCCAACGCATCATTCAGGTCCACAAACTCGACCTGAACATTGTTGAATTCCGATCCTTCTACAATGGCATCGACTTGGAAGGCGACGTCCGCCGTGACTCCGGTGGGCAACGCTTGTGTTCCAGCAACCGCAGTTCCCGAAGCAGAGAACCCATCCAATGCGTCGATCAACCCTTGGATCGCAACCGCACTCGCATCTGCGTCAGCTTCACCAACATTCAAAGAGTCACCCGTGAAGTTGCCGGTGACGGTCAACACCCCGGTCGTGTCATCATAGGACACAGCCCCCGTGTTCGAATTGTTGGGATCATCGACGAAGGCGACGCTGGTGAAGCCGTCTGGCCCCACAATATCGATGGCCTCCCCGTTGATGTCCGCAGTCGTTGAGCTGCCAAAGCTGACGGAAGCTTGTGATGCGGCACTGAAACCACCTGTGGTCACCGTCGCTTGGGTGGCCTCCGACTGAACCACCACTTCCACGTCGATCTGGCCGGTGATGCCAAGGTTTGCTTGGTCGATATTGATATCACGGATCGAATCAACGCCGCCCGCAGTCGAAACAAAGTCCAACGAACCATCGAGCAATTTGCGACCTTGGAAGGTCGTGGTCTGTGCAATCCGGTTGATCGCTTCCAAAGAAGAGTCGATCTGCAACTGGTTGGCAGCGATCTCTTCTTGGGACAACGCCCCGTTGTTGGCTGCTTCCACCACCAAACCGCGAACATCGTTGAGCAGGTTGCTGACCTGCCCCAAGGCACTGTCGGCGGTGCTGATGATTTGGCTGGCACGACGGGTGTTGGTGATCGCTCGACCAAGGCTGGTCACTTCGCTTCGCAAGGCCTCACTGGCAATCAAACCAGCGGGATCATCCGCACCACTGTTGATTCGCAAACCCGTGCTCAACCGAGTCAATGCCGTTTGCAAGTCATCGTTGCTAGCCTGCAAGCGGTTTTGTGCAACGAGCGACGAAACGTTGGTATTGATTCTTGTCATGGGTGGCGAACTCCGTTTCCGATTGACTTCAATCCAAGTCGGGAAAGGCCGCAAATCCGCGGTCGTGACTTAGAAGCAAAAATGGGGGCAGCGGCCTCATGCCGCAAACCGGTGATTGATTTCTTCGATCCTATCGTCCGGCTCGCCCCGATGATGGCAATCAAACCGGCTGAATCGCCGCCTGTAGCGGTCGCAGCACGTTGCACAACGAATGATTGCTAGAATCGAGAGAATGCAAACCAATTGCCTGACCGGAATTCTTTGACATGCCAACCTCCTCGAACCCAGCGCTTCCCCGCAACCATACGGATCACTCTCCAGGCACAGGCTCCCTGATTCGCTGTTTTTTCGCGGTGTGGCTGGCCATGGCAGCCTCTCAAGACGCCCGCCCGACACTCGCGCAAGCCACCTCCACCAGAGTCGGTTCGCCATCGAATCAGACCGATCACAAGGATGTCACTC encodes:
- a CDS encoding phosphoadenylyl-sulfate reductase, yielding MPIRLNETAVVNPTDVPSEFESPPASDESVPKPSLRVLTPAEIAHNAAAAGPDVDAQGIPMKRGALAADPPLNPTDEFLAELKRDSESLESATPQEILKWAADRFAPKFTMATAFGPEGMTIIHMLATIAPETPIFNLETGYQFQETLDLRETVKQRYGIEVQYKYPDTTVEEFEALNGGPLYQTDPNRCCFERKLRVLHRAASGWHAWASAIRRDQSEDRAKAPIVGWDKKFQLVKISPLANWTKKDVWSLITKENIPYNPLHDQGYPSIGCQACTRPVQIGEDERAGRWTGFQKTECGLHTAD
- a CDS encoding Rrf2 family transcriptional regulator, encoding MVINAAVHYACLAMMDLAMHSNDGQPVRTSEITSRHDIPGPYLVQILRTLKSTGWVRAVRGAQGGYVLAVDPDSITLLDIAEAIGCTESTDRGDQPMSDAQRALQRRWNEASEESRARLARVRLGDVIRECQDVAAPMFYI
- a CDS encoding flagellin; protein product: MTRINTNVSSLVAQNRLQASNDDLQTALTRLSTGLRINSGADDPAGLIASEALRSEVTSLGRAITNTRRASQIISTADSALGQVSNLLNDVRGLVVEAANNGALSQEEIAANQLQIDSSLEAINRIAQTTTFQGRKLLDGSLDFVSTAGGVDSIRDINIDQANLGITGQIDVEVVVQSEATQATVTTGGFSAASQASVSFGSSTTADINGEAIDIVGPDGFTSVAFVDDPNNSNTGAVSYDDTTGVLTVTGNFTGDSLNVGEADADASAVAIQGLIDALDGFSASGTAVAGTQALPTGVTADVAFQVDAIVEGSEFNNVQVEFVDLNDALADDAATASFDEEQKILTVTYNSQAATSTNRDYAAIATAIDAVQDSEGTNLFTSTNNSGANAFVAPESPLTTANTGGEVLLDDLVFQLNGAQGAETFNFAGGTGQDQIAAAINLVSDSTGISASTETGALTFTSTEYGSEALINIDVINEGDSGTFESSLTVARATGQDISATVNGVEADGRANTLSINTSSLDLEVTVDNGSSANFSFSITGGGALFQLGPDVTSNQQARLGIGSLSTGQLGGASGRLYELGSGQAKSLTNDVNGAASVIDEVIDKVTSLRGRLGAFQATSLESNLVSLNETLANLEEAESSIRDADFAQESANLTRAQILVQSGTNVLSLANQNPQNVLSLLG